The following coding sequences lie in one Mercenaria mercenaria strain notata chromosome 5, MADL_Memer_1, whole genome shotgun sequence genomic window:
- the LOC128557238 gene encoding carbohydrate sulfotransferase 3-like — protein MESESKGYITVKRILALLILSLLFFAEYRNIPKGDVSDNYPPAPSLQKRKDAKTLDSASFNGSRKSPTSNRKMVIILAYMHTGSTYIGSIFQHHKGSFYEFENLRSHMYSTRAGKVIHFLNGTSQRLQPHPDVLNVHHNVHPVVGAEAVRKMITCNHQDLDLATLANHYFPIRHPVNRHLVPFLTCQEKLYGKRTALYSVSALKYVDNKMLKNTPHAMEIVRTCLPLLTNRCKRSKIVVEKFIRMTMEMVKDLFQSFRNLKIIHLFRDPRAMLDSQARNGDSNANVLSTFKGRAKYICQQMSTDRTIAKELDIMYPGQIYTLRYEDMVDLPLDTIRKVFNFIDVPFTKTDELFVKSLSRKKPAPLSAWRKHMTAQSLSIIDEYCSSLYKELGYIEFKNLTAVKDPRQKDHF, from the exons ATGGAATCGGAAAGTAAAGGATATATAACAGTCAAAAGGATTCTAGCTTTATTGATACTGTCTCTACTGTTCTTTGCAGAATATCGAAATATCCCAAAAG GTGACGTATCTGATAACTATCCCCCAGCTCCAAGCTTACAAAAACGAAAAGATGCCAAAACATTAGACAGCGCAAGCTTTAACGGGAGCCGGAAGTCACCTACATCAAACCGGAAGATGGTTATAATACTAGCCTACATGCACACTGGATCAACGTATATTGGCAGTATTTTTCAACACCACAAAGGTTCATTTTACGAGTTTGAGAACCTACGAAGTCATATGTATTCAACAAGGGCAGGaaaagttatacattttctaAACGGAACAAGTCA AAGGCTACAACCACATCCAGATGTGTTGAATGTTCATCATAACGTACATCCTGTGGTAGGAGCAGAGGCTGTGAGGAAAATGATCACGTGTAACCATCAGGACCTTGACCTTGCTACATTAGCTAATCATTACTTTCCAATCAGACACCCTGTTAACAGACATCTTGTGCCGTTCTTGACTTGTCAGGAAAAGTTGTACGGAAAAAGAACTGCGCTATATTCGGTTAGTGCTCTCAAATATGTTGACAATAAAATGCTGAAGAATACGCCACATGCTATGGAAATTGTTCGGACATGTTTGCCGTTACTCACTAATAGATGTAAACGATCAAAAATAGTCGTTGAAAAATTTATACGAATGACAATGGAGATGGTAAAAGATTTATTCCAAAgctttagaaatttaaaaataattcatttatttagaGATCCTCGGGCTATGTTAGATTCCCAGGCGAGGAACGGCGACAGTAATGCCAATGTCTTATCAACTTTTAAAGGACGTGCCAAATATATCTGTCAGCAAATGTCTACAGATCGTACAATAGCAAAAGAACTCGATATAATGTATCCAGGACAAATTTATACACTTCGATATGAAGACATGGTAGATTTACCTTTAGATACGATTCGAAAGGTGTTTAACTTTATTGACGTACCTTTCACGAAAACAGATGAACTGTTTGTTAAATCTCTTAGTAGGAAGAAACCTGCTCCGCTTAGTGCATGGAGGAAACATATGACGGCACAATCTCTAAGTATTATAGACGAATACTGTAGTTCGTTGTACAAAGAATTAGGCTATATTGAGTTTAAAAATTTAACTGCTGTGAAAGATCCGCGgcaaaaagaccatttttga
- the LOC123558755 gene encoding dimethylaniline monooxygenase [N-oxide-forming] 2-like, with translation MCVVVAGPCGMSALWNFADIDGGNEVDVTCYERQSTWGGLWNYSWRTGTDEYGEPCQAGMYKHLWSNGPKECIEFPDYTFQKHLGKAIPLFSPRPVLLDYLEGHWKLKEGLSKCIKFNTVVRHVQYNEAGDTFTLESTNLAANTSSTEKFDYVIVAVGIFNTPHIPGFLGIETFEGRKLHAHNFRDAVEFKGQRLLIICVSYSAEDLALQCLKYGASSVICTWRTKPMGFKWPKGIEEKPLIQKFTGKKAHFKDGTTEEIDVVILCTGYLYSFPFMEDGLRLKSSLSMFPANLYKGSVWLGGGNNKLFYMGTQDQYYTFTMFDVQALWICKYILGKIPNESKSLKEMKESAEKWVKECSKLKNCHDDIDFQTEFIKDLSEDTGFSPDAIKARDLLYTWEHNKDENIATYRDQCFSSIFTGTKSPKHTATWMQAFNDSISAFAKVAEEKSHSQKCS, from the exons ATGTGTGTGGTAGTTGCAGGTCCATGTGGAATGTCTGCTTTATGGAATTTTGCAGACATCGACGGCGGTAATGAAGTTGATGTCACCTGCTACGAAAGGCAAAGCACATGGGGTGGACTATGGAACTATTCTTGGAGAACAG GTACTGATGAATATGGCGAACCATGTCAAGCCGGCATGTATAAGCACCTATGGTCAAATGGACCTAAGGAGTGCATTGAGTTCCCGGATTACACATTTCAGAAACATCTTGGGAAAGCCATCCCCTTATTTTCTCCTAGACCTGTTTTACTGGACTATCTTGAAG GTCACTGGAAACTCAAAGAAGGGCTCAGCAAATGCATAAAGTTCAACACTGTAGTGCGACATGTTCAATATAACGAAGCAGGCGACACTTTTACATTAGAAAGCACCAACCTTGCGGCCAACACGTCCTCTACGGAAAAATTTGATTACGTCATCGTTGCTGTGGGTATCTTCAACACACCCCATATCCCGGGGTTTCTAGGCATTGAGACATTTGAAGGAAGAAAATTGCATGCCCATAATTTTCGTGACGCTGTCGAATTTAAGGGTCAGCGTCTATTGATTATTTGCGTGAGCTATTCCGCAGAAGATCTTGCTCTACAGTGTTTGAAATACGGAGCTTCAAGTGTCATATGCACGTGGAGAACAAAACCAATGGGGTTCAAATGGCCGAAAGGAATAGAAGAAAAACCATTGATACAGAAATTTACAGGGAAGAAAGCGCACTTCAAAGATGGAACGACCGAGGAGATAGACGTTGTCATATTATGCACAGGATATTTGTACTCATTTCCGTTTATGGAAGATGGACTGCGTCTAAAGTCATCATTGTCAATGTTCCCGGCCAACCTATACAAGGGAAGCGTTTGGCTTGGTGGTGGCAACAACAAGCTGTTCTATATGGGCACCCAGGACCAGTACTACACCTTCACCATGTTTGATGTACAAGCATTGTGGATCTGCAA aTACATTCTCGGTAAGATTCCAAATGAGTCCAAATCattgaaagaaatgaaagaaagtgCAGAAAAATGGGTCAAGGAATGCTCCAAACTGAAGAATTGCCATGACGACATAGATTTCCAGACTGAATTTATCAAAGATTTAAGTGAGGATACGGGTTTTAGTCCGGACGCAATAAAAGCGAGGGATTTGTTATATACATGGGAGCACAATAAGGATGAAAATATCGCCACGTACAGAGATCagtgtttttcttcaattttcacCGGTACCAAATCACCAAAGCACACTGCCACCTGGATGCAGGCATTTAATGATAGCATTTCCGCTTTTGCGAAAGTAGCAGAAGAAAAATCGCACTCTCAAAAATgcagttaa
- the LOC123558756 gene encoding carbohydrate sulfotransferase 3-like produces the protein MESESKRCITIKRILVLLILSVLFFSEFWNIPKDAVSDFFPPVPSLLKRKHASTLDSAIFNRSRKSHTSNRKIVIILAYMHTGSTYIGSIFQHHKESFYEFENLRSLMYSTRAGKVIHFLNGTSQRLQPHPDVLNVHHNVHPVVGAEAVRKMITCNHQDLDLATLANHYFPIRNPVNRHLAPFLNCQEKLYGKRTVLYAVSALKYVDNKMLKNTTRAMEIVRTCLPLLTNRCKQSKIVVEKFIRMTMEMVKHLFQSFRNLKIIHLFRDPRAMLDSQVRKGDSKAHILSTFKGRVKYMCQQMSKDRTIAKELDLMYPGQIYTLRYEDMVDLPLDTIRKVFNFIDVPFTKTDELFVKSLSRKKNTADLRKPPPLSAWRKHITAQSLSVTDEYCSSLYKEFGYIKLKNLTAVKDPWQIDHF, from the exons ATGCAGTATCTGACTTCTTTCCTCCGGTCCCAAGCTTACTAAAACGAAAACATGCCTCAACATTAGACAGCGCAATCTTTAACAGGAGCCGGAAGTCACATACATCAAACCGGAAGATTGTTATAATACTGGCCTACATGCACACTGGGTCAACGTATATTGGCAGTATTTTTCAACACCACAAAGAATCATTTTACGAGTTTGAGAACCTACGAAGTCTTATGTATTCAACAAGGGCAGGaaaagttatacattttctaAATGGAACAAGTCA AAGGCTACAGCCACACCCCGATGTGTTGAATGTTCATCATAACGTACATCCTGTGGTAGGAGCAGAGGCTGTGAGGAAAATGATCACGTGTAACCATCAGGACCTAGACCTTGCTACATTAGCCAATCATTACTTTCCAATTAGAAACCCTGTTAACAGACATCTTGCGCCGTTCTTGAATTGTCAGGAAAAGTTGTACGGAAAAAGAACAGTGCTATATGCGGTTAGTGCTCTTAAATATGTTGATAACAAAATGCTGAAGAATACGACACGTGCTATGGAAATTGTTCGGACATGTTTGCCGTTACTCACTAATAGATGTAAACAATCAAAAATTGTCGTTGAAAAATTTATACGAATGACAATGGAGAtggtaaaacatttgtttcaaagttttagaaatttgaaaataattcatttatttagaGATCCTCGGGCGATGTTAGACTCCCAGGTGAGGAAAGGTGACAGTAAGGCAcacattttatcaacttttaaagGCCGTGTCAAATATATGTGCCAACAGATGTCTAAAGATCGCACAATTGCGAAAGAACTCGATCTAATGTATCCAGGACAAATTTATACACTACGATATGAAGACATGGTAGATTTACCTTTAGATACGATTCGAAAGGTGTTTAACTTTATTGACGTACCTTTCACGAAAACAGATGAACTGTTTGTTAAATCTCTTAGTAGGAAGAAAAATACTGCTGATTTACGCAAACCTCCTCCCCTTAGTGCGTGGAGAAAACATATTACGGCACAATCTTTAAGTGTAACAGACGAATACTGCAGTTCGTTGTACAAAGAATTCGGCTATATCAAGTTGAAAAATTTAACTGCTGTGAAAGATCCATGGCAAATAGACCATTTTTGA